The Coffea arabica cultivar ET-39 chromosome 1e, Coffea Arabica ET-39 HiFi, whole genome shotgun sequence genome has a window encoding:
- the LOC113719062 gene encoding ABC transporter B family member 11-like, which yields MTGDEESGSPLSGHPNTNQLPAAATTQGQIHATTAAAANGDLVATTQQHKEEPTTTTTTTNTVPFLKLFSFADSTDMFLMIIGTIGAIGNGLCLPLMTVFFGELTDSFGQTPNTKDVVRVVSKVSLKFVYLALGSAVAGFLQVSCWMITGERQAARIRSLYLKTILRQDVGFFDKETNTGEVVGRMSGDTVLIQDAMGEKVGKFIQLVSTFIGGFVIAFAKGWLLTLVMLSSIPPLVIAGGLMSLVISRMASHGQEAYAKAAIVVEQTIGSIRTVASFTGEKQAVADYDKSLTKAYRSGVHEGLATGLGLGSVMCLVFCSYALAIWFGAKMIAEKKNTGGEVLNVIIAVLSGSMSLGQASPCMTAFASGRAAAFKMFETINRTPEIDAYDASGKTLDDIRGDIELKDVYFSYPARPDEQIFSGLSVFIPSGHTAALVGQSGSGKSTVISLIERFYDPQAGEVLIDGTNLKDFQLKWIREKIGLVSQEPVLFTASIKDNIAYSKERVTIEQIRAAAELANAAKFIDKLPKGLDTMVGEHGTQLSGGQKQRIAIARAILKDPRILLLDEATSALDAESERIVQEALDRIMVNRTTVIVAHRLSTVRNADMIAVIHRGKIIEKGTHSELTNDPEGAYSQLIRLQDINRDTEEYIEEKDKSDITIESSRQSSQRMSLKRSISRGSSVGNSSRRSITVSFGLPTGLTMSEHTVAEPDVNTQDITSKPSKVSMRRLASLNKPEIPVIFVGVIAAVANGAILPTFGILISSVIKAFYKSPHELKKDSRFWALIFMALGVASLLAYPSRTYLFGVAGCKLIRRIRSMCFEKVVHMEVGWFDESEHSSGVIGAKLSADAASVRALVGDALAQLVQDTSSTIVGLAIAFDASWQLALIILAMLPLIGLNGYVQIKFMKGFSADAKMMYEEASQVANDAVGSIRTVASFCAEEKVMELYKKKCEGPMKTGIRQGLISGIGFGLSFALLFCVYAASFYAGARLVEDGKITFSDVFRVFFALTMAAMAISQSSSIAPDSSKAKGAAASIFAILDRKSKIDASDESGMTLESVNGEIELQRVSFRYPSRPDVQIFRDLSLKIRSGKTVALVGESGSGKSTVISLLQRFYDPESGHITLDGIEIQKFQVKWLRRQMGLVSQEPVLFNDTIRANIAYGKEGNATEGEIIEAAKLANAHKFVSGLQQGYETIVGERGVQLSGGQKQRVAIARAIVKGPKVVLLDEATSALDAESERIVQDALDQVMVNRTTVVVAHRLSTIKGADVIAVVKNGVIVEKGKHDALVNIKDGVYASLVALHMNANANANAPAASSSSSS from the exons ATGACGGGTGATGAAGAGAGTGGTTCCCCGCTCAGCGGCCATCCAAATACCAACCAGCTGCCCGCAGCCGCAACAACCCAGGGACAGATCCACGCTACTACTGCTGCTGCAGCAAATGGCGATCTGGTGGCCACTACTCAGCAGCACAAGGAGGAGCCCACCACTACCACTACCACCACCAATACCGTTCCCTTTCTTAAGCTTTTCTCCTTTGCCGATTCTACCGACATGTTCTTGATGATCATTGGAACCATTGGTGCCATTGGCAATGGCTTGTGCCTTCCCCTCATGACTGTCTTCTTCGGAGAATTGACAGACTCTTTCGGACAAACCCCGAATACCAAAGATGTCGTCCGGGTGGTTTCTAAG GTTTCTCTCAAATTCGTCTATTTGGCTTTGGGATCTGCTGTCGCTGGATTCCTCC AGGTGAGTTGTTGGATGATCACCGGTGAGAGACAGGCTGCTCGCATAAGGAGCCTTTACTTAAAAACTATTTTGCGCCAAGATGTCGGATTCTTTGACAAGGAAACCAACACTGGAGAAGTTGTTGGCCGGATGTCTGGGGACACCGTTCTCATACAAGATGCTATGGGTGAAAAG GTTGGCAAGTTCATACAGCTCGTGTCTACGTTTATTGGAGGTTTTGTCATTGCCTTTGCCAAGGGGTGGCTTCTTACCCTCGTCATGTTATCTTCTATTCCTCCACTTGTCATTGCTGGAGGACTTATGTCCCTTGTCATTTCCCGAATGGCTTCCCATGGACAAGAAGCTTATGCCAAGGCTGCAATTGTAGTTGAGCAGACTATTGGCTCCATCAGAACA GTTGCGTCGTTCACAGGGGAAAAGCAAGCTGTGGCCGACTACGACAAGTCCCTGACAAAAGCTTACAGATCAGGAGTACACGAGGGGCTGGCTACCGGCCTAGGTCTAGGATCAGTCATGTGTCTTGTGTTCTGCAGTTACGCTTTGGCTATCTGGTTTGGTGCAAAGATGATTGCAGAAAAAAAGAATACAGGAGGTGAAGTGCTTAATGTAATCATTGCAGTGTTATCTGGTTCCAT GTCCTTGGGACAAGCATCGCCCTGCATGACTGCATTTGCTTCAGGTCGTGCTGCAGCCTTCAAGATGTTTGAGACAATAAACAGAACACCCGAGATAGATGCATATGATGCTAGTGGAAAGACACTGGACGATATTCGCGGAGATATCGAGTTAAAGGATGTATATTTCAGCTACCCTGCCAGACCGGATGAACAAATTTTCAGTGGATTATCAGTATTCATACCTAGTGGCCACACTGCAGCATTGGTTGGGCAAAGCGGAAGTGGCAAGTCAACTGTGATTAGTTTGATTGAGAGATTCTATGATCCACAGGCTGGTGAAGTTCTAATTGATGGAACTAATCTTAAGGACTTCCAGCTCAAATGGATCAGGGAAAAGATAGGTCTTGTCAGCCAAGAACCTGTGCTTTTCACTGCCAGCATTAAGGACAATATTGCTTATAGCAAGGAAAGAGTGACAATTGAACAAATTAGAGCTGCAGCTGAGTTGGCCAATGCTGCTAAATTTATTGATAAGCTACCCAAG GGATTAGACACCATGGTCGGAGAGCACGGAACTCAGCTTTCTGGGGGACAAAAGCAAAGAATTGCCATAGCTAGAGCAATTTTAAAAGATCCACGAATTTTACTTCTAGATGAAGCAACTAGTGCCCTAGATGCAGAATCTGAAAGAATAGTACAAGAGGCATTGGACAGAATCATGGTAAATAGAACAACTGTCATTGTTGCACACCGTCTGAGCACGGTGAGAAATGCTGACATGATTGCAGTCATTCACCGGGGAAAGATTATTGAGAAAG GTACGCATTCTGAACTAACTAATGATCCCGAAGGAGCTTACAGTCAGCTTATACGCTTGCAAGACATCAATAGAGATACAGaagaatatattgaagaaaaagaCAAATCTGATATCACCATAGAATCTAGTAGACAGTCAAGCCAAAGAATGTCACTCAAACGTTCCATCAGTCGTGGATCTTCTGTAGGAAATAGCAGCAGACGGTCAATCACTGTCTCATTTGGTTTACCTACTGGACTAACTATGTCTGAACATACAGTGGCAGAACCTGATGTCAATACGCAGGATATCACAAGTAAGCCTTCAAAAGTCTCAATGCGCCGCCTTGCTTCCCTTAACAAGCCTGAGATACCGGTGATCTTTGTTGGAGTAATAGCTGCAGTTGCTAATGGCGCAATATTACCTACTTTTGGAATCTTAATATCTAGCGTGATCAAAGCATTTTATAAGTCACCTCATGAATTAAAGAAGGATTCACGATTTTGGGCGTTAATATTTATGGCTCTTGGAGTGGCATCATTACTAGCATACCCATCAAGAACGTACCTTTTTGGCGTGGCTGGATGCAAACTGATCAGACGAATTAGATCTATGTGCTTTGAGAAGGTGGTTCATATGGAGGTTGGTTGGTTTGATGAGTCTGAGCACTCAAGTGGAGTTATTGGTGCAAAGCTCTCTGCTGATGCAGCTAGTGTGCGTGCATTAGTTGGAGATGCACTGGCGCAGTTGGTTCAAGACACTTCCTCAACAATAGTTGGTTTGGCTATTGCTTTTGATGCAAGTTGGCAACTGGCACTTATTATTCTTGCTATGTTACCTTTGATAGGATTGAATGGATATGTACAAATCAAGTTCATGAAAGGTTTTAGTGCAGATGCAAAG ATGATGTATGAGGAAGCAAGTCAAGTTGCTAATGATGCAGTTGGAAGTATAAGAACGGTTGCTTCATTTTGTGCTGAAGAGAAGGTGATGGAATTATACAAGAAGAAATGTGAAGGACCAATGAAAACAGGGATTAGGCAAGGTTTGATTAGTGGaattggttttggtttatcATTCGCATTGCTTTTCTGTGTTTATGCCGCCAGTTTCTATGCTGGAGCCCGTCTTGTGGAGGATGGTAAAATAACATTCTCAGATGTTTTCCGT GTTTTCTTTGCTCTAACAATGGCAGCGATGGCAATCTCTCAATCTAGCTCAATTGCACCGGACTCAAGCAAAGCCAAGGGTGCTGCAGCTTCAATATTTGCAATACTTGACAGGAAATCAAAGATTGACGCAAGCGATGAGTCTGGAATGACCCTAGAGAGTGTGAATGGCGAAATTGAGTTGCAACGTGTAAGCTTCAGGTATCCAAGCAGACCAGACGTTCAGATATTCCGAGACCTGTCCTTGAAGATTCGCAGTGGCAAG ACGGTTGCTCTAGTTGGAgagagtggaagtgggaaatcCACAGTGATCTCGTTGTTGCAAAGATTTTACGATCCCGAATCAGGTCATATTACATTGGATGGGATTGAGATTCAAAAATTCCAAGTGAAATGGCTAAGACGGCAAATGGGCCTTGTGAGCCAAGAACCCGTGCTGTTTAATGATACAATCCGAGCCAACATAGCATACGGGAAGGAAGGGAATGCGACGGAAGGAGAAATCATAGAAGCAGCAAAGTTGGCAAATGCGCATAAGTTCGTCAGTGGGTTGCAACAG GGATACGAAACAATAGTCGGAGAGCGTGGAGTCCAACTGTCGGGCGGACAAAAGCAGCGGGTGGCCATCGCACGGGCCATAGTAAAAGGTCCAAAGGTGGTGTTGCTGGACGAGGCAACCAGCGCATTGGATGCTGAATCAGAAAGAATAGTTCAAGATGCACTGGATCAAGTAATGGTGAATCGGACAACGGTGGTAGTAGCGCACAGGTTATCAACAATTAAGGGAGCAGACGTGATTGCAGTGGTAAAAAATGGAGTGATCGTGGAGAAGGGAAAGCATGACGCTCTGGTCAACATTAAAGATGGTGTTTATGCCTCCTTAGTCGCACTTCACATGAATGCCAATGCCAATGCCAATGCTCctgctgcttcttcttcttcttcttcatga
- the LOC113719040 gene encoding protein transport protein SEC23 A isoform X1 encodes MTNQPPPQSSFNAYPVNIHPSNPAETKLSSSSPFLSPSAPPSRFPPPAPPLLQPNQIPSPSIKIPNLASPSNPIRTPSPLPVPHLSTPPGPPVFSSPLQPAAVPFRTSPATPQPLAFSSGSSLPASSSPQVLNGITQLQHQISDTKEEYSHLSDSPNVLFTAHKVLKQKKLANVPSLGFGALVSPGQEVSPGPQIIQRDPHRCQNCGAFSNLYCNILLGSGQWQCVICRNLNASEGEYIASSKEELRNLPELSSPLVEYVQTGNKRPGFIPVSDSRVTAPIVLVIDECLDESHLQHLQSSLHAFVDSLPPTTRIGVVLYGRTVSVYDFSEELSACADVLPGGKSPSPESLKAMVYGTGIYLSPIHASLPVAHTIFSSLRPFKLNIPEASRDRCLGAAVEVALAIVQGPSAEVSRGVVKRPGGNSRIIVCAGGPTTYGPGSVPHSFGHPNYPHLEKTALKWMENLGREAHHRGTVIDVLCAGTCPVRVPILQCLAKASGGVLVLHDDFGEAFGVNLQRASCRAAGSQGLLEVRCSDDIFVSQVIGPGEEAHIDSNDAFRNDGALSVKMFSVEETQSFALFMEARADIKSDFVYFQFVIQFSNVYQADISRVITVRFPTVDTVSAYLESVQDEAAAVLIAKKTLLRAKNFNEALDMQSTIDERVKDIASKFGSQLPKSKLNQFPKELSLLPELLFHLRRGPLLGSILGHEDERSVLRNLFLNASFDLSLRMVAPRCLMHREGGTFEELPAYDLAMQSDAAVVLDHGTDVFIWLGTELAAQEGKSAAALAACRTLAEELTEMRFPAPRILAFKEGSSQARYFVSRLIPAHKDPPYEQEARFPQLRTLSAEQRTKLKSSFLNFDDPSFCEWMRSLKVLPPEPS; translated from the exons ATGACCAATCAGCCGCCCCCACAGTCGTCTTTCAATGCCTACCCTGTTAACATCCACCCCTCCAACCCTGCGGAAACTAAGTTGAGCAGCTCTTCTCCTTTCCTTTCACCATCTGCCCCACCGTCAAGATTTCCTCCGCCGGCGCCACCACTTCTGCAGCCCAACCAAATCCCATCACCGTCTATCAAGATCCCAAATCTAGCTTCCCCTTCCAATCCCATCAGAACCCCAAGCCCTCTCCCTGTTCCTCATCTCAGCACTCCACCGGGTCCTCCTGTCTTCTCTTCCCCACTGCAACCTGCTGCTGTGCCATTCAGAACTTCGCCAGCCACTCCTCAGCCACTTGCTTTCTCTTCCGGTTCGTCTTTACCCGCATCTTCGTCTCCACAAGTTTTAAATGGCATCACTCAGTTGCAGCACCAAATTTCTGACACTAAAGAGGAGTATAGCCATCTTTCGGATTCTCCAAATGTCTTATTCACAGCCCACAAG GTgctgaaacaaaagaaactagcTAATGTTCCCAGTTTAGGATTTGGTGCACTTGTTTCCCCTGGCCAGGAGGTCTCACCAGGTCCTCAAATAATACAACGTGATCCCCACAGGTGCCAAAATTGTGGGGCCTTTTCAAATCTCTATTGCAATATCTTGCTTGGGTCAGGCCAGTGGCAGTGTGTCATATGCCGTAATCTAAATGCAAGTGAGGGTGAATACATAGCTTCCAGCAAGGAAGAACTTCGTAATCTGCCAGAATTGTCTTCTCCACTGGTTGAATATGTTCAGACCGGTAACAAGAGACCTGGGTTTATTCCAGTTTCTGATTCTAGGGTGACAGCACCAATTGTTCTTGTAATAGATGAGTGCTTGGACGAATCACATCTCCAACACCTACAAAGCTCGTTGCATGCGTTTGTTGATTCTCTGCCTCCAACTACACGAATTGGAGTTGTGCTTTATGGCCGGACGGTGTCAGTGTATGATTTTTCAGAAGAATTATCTGCCTGTGCTGATGTACTCCCCGGGGGCAAATCACCTAGTCCAGAGTCTTTAAAAGCAATGGTTTATGGGACTGGGATATACTTGTCACCAATTCATGCATCCCTTCCCGTTGCACATACAATATTTTCGTCGTTGAGGCCATTCAAACTAAATATTCCTGAAGCTTCCAGAGACCGTTGTCTGGGTGCTGCGGTAGAAGTTGCTCTGGCAATAGTCCAGGGTCCTTCTGCAGAAGTGTCACGGGGGGTTGTAAAAAGGCCTGGTGGAAATAGTAGAATAATTGTCTGCGCTGGTGGTCCTACTACATATGGCCCTGGTTCAGTTCCTCATTCTTTCGGTCACCCTAATTATCCTCACTTGGAGAAAACAGCACTGAAGTGGATGGAGAATCTAGGCCGCGAGGCTCATCACCGTGGTACAGTGATTGATGTGTTATGCGCTGGGACATGCCCAGTACGAGTACCTATATTACAATGTCTTGCCAAAGCTTCTGGTGGAGTTCTTGTTCTTCATGATGATTTTGGTGAGGCATTTGGTGTGAATTTGCAGAGGGCATCTTGCAGGGCTGCAGGTTCTCAAGGTTTGCTGGAGGTCCGTTGTTCTGATGATATTTTTGTGAGTCAAGTAATAGGCCCTGGTGAGGAGGCACACATTGACAGTAATGATGCATTCAGGAATGATGGCGCTCTTTCTGTAAAGATGTTTAGTGTTGAAGAAACACAGAGCTTTGCATTATTCATGGAGGCTAGGGCAGACATCAAGAGTGACTTTGTGTATTTTCAATTTGTAATCCAATTTTCAAATGTTTATCAAGCTGATATCTCAAGAGTGATAACTGTCAGATTTCCTACAGTGGACACTGTGTCGGCTTATCTTGAGAGTGTCCAAGATGAAGCTGCTGCCGTACTTATTGCCAAGAAGACCCTTTTGCGAGCCAAGAACTTCAATGAAGCACTTGATATGCAATCAACAATTGATGAAAGAGTTAAAGATATTGCTAGTAAGTTTGGGTCTCAATTGCCAAAATCAAAGCTTAATCAGTTTCCGAAGGAACTCTCTTTGTTGCCAGAACTATTATTCCATCTCAGAAGAGGCCCACTTCTGGGAAGCATTCTCGGTCATGAGGACGAGAGGTCTGTATTGCGGAACTTGTTTCTGAATGCATCGTTTGATTTGTCACTTCGTATGGTAGCACCTCGCTGTCTAATGCATCGAGAAGGGGGCACATTTGAGGAGCTACCTGCATATGACCTTGCTATGCAATCTGATGCAGCAGTGGTTCTTGACCACGGAACAGATGTCTTCATTTGGCTG GGTACCGAACTTGCTGCTCAGGAAGGAAAAAGCGCTGCTGCTTTGGCAGCTTGTAGGACATTGGCTGAAGAGCTAACTGAAATGCGGTTCCCAGCTCCACGGATTCTTGCTTTCAAG GAGGGGAGTTCTCAGGCTCGATATTTTGTTTCTCGGTTGATTCCGGCTCACAAAGACCCCCCATACGAGCAG GAGGCTAGGTTTCCACAGCTTCGGACTTTGTCAGCAGAGCAGAGGACGAAGCTGAAAAGTAGCTTTCTTAACTTTGACGATCCCAGCTTCTGTGAGTGGATGCGAAGTTTGAAAGTTCTGCCACCAGAGCCAAGCTAA
- the LOC113719040 gene encoding protein transport protein SEC23 A isoform X2 translates to MTNQPPPQSSFNAYPVNIHPSNPAETKLSSSSPFLSPSAPPSRFPPPAPPLLQPNQIPSPSIKIPNLASPSNPIRTPSPLPVPHLSTPPGPPVFSSPLQPAAVPFRTSPATPQPLAFSSGSSLPASSSPQVLNGITQLQHQISDTKEEYSHLSDSPNVLFTAHKVLKQKKLANVPSLGFGALVSPGQEVSPGPQIIQRDPHRCQNCGAFSNLYCNILLGSGQWQCVICRNLNASEGEYIASSKEELRNLPELSSPLVEYVQTGNKRPGFIPVSDSRVTAPIVLVIDECLDESHLQHLQSSLHAFVDSLPPTTRIGVVLYGRTVSVYDFSEELSACADVLPGGKSPSPESLKAMVYGTGIYLSPIHASLPVAHTIFSSLRPFKLNIPEASRDRCLGAAVEVALAIVQGPSAEVSRGVVKRPGGNSRIIVCAGGPTTYGPGSVPHSFGHPNYPHLEKTALKWMENLGREAHHRGTVIDVLCAGTCPVRVPILQCLAKASGGVLVLHDDFGEAFGVNLQRASCRAAGSQGLLEVRCSDDIFVSQVIGPGEEAHIDSNDAFRNDGALSVKMFSVEETQSFALFMEARADIKSDFVYFQFVIQFSNVYQADISRVITVRFPTVDTVSAYLESVQDEAAAVLIAKKTLLRAKNFNEALDMQSTIDERVKDIASKFGSQLPKSKLNQFPKELSLLPELLFHLRRGPLLGSILGHEDERSVLRNLFLNASFDLSLRMVAPRCLMHREGGTFEELPAYDLAMQSDAAVVLDHGTDVFIWLGTELAAQEGKSAAALAACRTLAEELTEMRFPAPRILAFKEGSSQARYFVSRLIPAHKDPPYEQVSEKECAMLLVYYGA, encoded by the exons ATGACCAATCAGCCGCCCCCACAGTCGTCTTTCAATGCCTACCCTGTTAACATCCACCCCTCCAACCCTGCGGAAACTAAGTTGAGCAGCTCTTCTCCTTTCCTTTCACCATCTGCCCCACCGTCAAGATTTCCTCCGCCGGCGCCACCACTTCTGCAGCCCAACCAAATCCCATCACCGTCTATCAAGATCCCAAATCTAGCTTCCCCTTCCAATCCCATCAGAACCCCAAGCCCTCTCCCTGTTCCTCATCTCAGCACTCCACCGGGTCCTCCTGTCTTCTCTTCCCCACTGCAACCTGCTGCTGTGCCATTCAGAACTTCGCCAGCCACTCCTCAGCCACTTGCTTTCTCTTCCGGTTCGTCTTTACCCGCATCTTCGTCTCCACAAGTTTTAAATGGCATCACTCAGTTGCAGCACCAAATTTCTGACACTAAAGAGGAGTATAGCCATCTTTCGGATTCTCCAAATGTCTTATTCACAGCCCACAAG GTgctgaaacaaaagaaactagcTAATGTTCCCAGTTTAGGATTTGGTGCACTTGTTTCCCCTGGCCAGGAGGTCTCACCAGGTCCTCAAATAATACAACGTGATCCCCACAGGTGCCAAAATTGTGGGGCCTTTTCAAATCTCTATTGCAATATCTTGCTTGGGTCAGGCCAGTGGCAGTGTGTCATATGCCGTAATCTAAATGCAAGTGAGGGTGAATACATAGCTTCCAGCAAGGAAGAACTTCGTAATCTGCCAGAATTGTCTTCTCCACTGGTTGAATATGTTCAGACCGGTAACAAGAGACCTGGGTTTATTCCAGTTTCTGATTCTAGGGTGACAGCACCAATTGTTCTTGTAATAGATGAGTGCTTGGACGAATCACATCTCCAACACCTACAAAGCTCGTTGCATGCGTTTGTTGATTCTCTGCCTCCAACTACACGAATTGGAGTTGTGCTTTATGGCCGGACGGTGTCAGTGTATGATTTTTCAGAAGAATTATCTGCCTGTGCTGATGTACTCCCCGGGGGCAAATCACCTAGTCCAGAGTCTTTAAAAGCAATGGTTTATGGGACTGGGATATACTTGTCACCAATTCATGCATCCCTTCCCGTTGCACATACAATATTTTCGTCGTTGAGGCCATTCAAACTAAATATTCCTGAAGCTTCCAGAGACCGTTGTCTGGGTGCTGCGGTAGAAGTTGCTCTGGCAATAGTCCAGGGTCCTTCTGCAGAAGTGTCACGGGGGGTTGTAAAAAGGCCTGGTGGAAATAGTAGAATAATTGTCTGCGCTGGTGGTCCTACTACATATGGCCCTGGTTCAGTTCCTCATTCTTTCGGTCACCCTAATTATCCTCACTTGGAGAAAACAGCACTGAAGTGGATGGAGAATCTAGGCCGCGAGGCTCATCACCGTGGTACAGTGATTGATGTGTTATGCGCTGGGACATGCCCAGTACGAGTACCTATATTACAATGTCTTGCCAAAGCTTCTGGTGGAGTTCTTGTTCTTCATGATGATTTTGGTGAGGCATTTGGTGTGAATTTGCAGAGGGCATCTTGCAGGGCTGCAGGTTCTCAAGGTTTGCTGGAGGTCCGTTGTTCTGATGATATTTTTGTGAGTCAAGTAATAGGCCCTGGTGAGGAGGCACACATTGACAGTAATGATGCATTCAGGAATGATGGCGCTCTTTCTGTAAAGATGTTTAGTGTTGAAGAAACACAGAGCTTTGCATTATTCATGGAGGCTAGGGCAGACATCAAGAGTGACTTTGTGTATTTTCAATTTGTAATCCAATTTTCAAATGTTTATCAAGCTGATATCTCAAGAGTGATAACTGTCAGATTTCCTACAGTGGACACTGTGTCGGCTTATCTTGAGAGTGTCCAAGATGAAGCTGCTGCCGTACTTATTGCCAAGAAGACCCTTTTGCGAGCCAAGAACTTCAATGAAGCACTTGATATGCAATCAACAATTGATGAAAGAGTTAAAGATATTGCTAGTAAGTTTGGGTCTCAATTGCCAAAATCAAAGCTTAATCAGTTTCCGAAGGAACTCTCTTTGTTGCCAGAACTATTATTCCATCTCAGAAGAGGCCCACTTCTGGGAAGCATTCTCGGTCATGAGGACGAGAGGTCTGTATTGCGGAACTTGTTTCTGAATGCATCGTTTGATTTGTCACTTCGTATGGTAGCACCTCGCTGTCTAATGCATCGAGAAGGGGGCACATTTGAGGAGCTACCTGCATATGACCTTGCTATGCAATCTGATGCAGCAGTGGTTCTTGACCACGGAACAGATGTCTTCATTTGGCTG GGTACCGAACTTGCTGCTCAGGAAGGAAAAAGCGCTGCTGCTTTGGCAGCTTGTAGGACATTGGCTGAAGAGCTAACTGAAATGCGGTTCCCAGCTCCACGGATTCTTGCTTTCAAG GAGGGGAGTTCTCAGGCTCGATATTTTGTTTCTCGGTTGATTCCGGCTCACAAAGACCCCCCATACGAGCAGGTAAGTGAAAAGGAATGTGCAATGCTACTAGTGTATTATGGAGCTTAA
- the LOC113719055 gene encoding uncharacterized protein, with translation MDAHSPSLGYPMPRVHCWQETLEGFLDDGTAQRDRSLYEILKENKDRKDAEFNERFKHRPPKALDEDETEFLDKLEMSRREYERQVADEEALQLQRFQAAVAAQCDVHELKETPSAPKVQDQNVSKRKNPSSQPLGMVIKVKPQAKKAKGDLMGSEETSIAVETPGGDKAETHNSDNEKFHFARNSGLVSYSESDEDE, from the exons ATGGATGCTCATTCTCCATCACTAGGGTATCCAATGCCACGTGTTCACTGCTGGCAG GAAACCTTAGAGGGTTTTCTCGACGATGGAACTGCCCAGAGAGATAGGTCCCTGTACGAG ATCCTCAAGGAGAATAAAGACAGAAAAGATGCAGAATTCAATGAGCGTTTCAAGCATA GACCTCCCAAAGCATTGGATGAAGATGAGACTGAGTTTCTTGATAAATTAGAGATG TCAAGGAGAGAATATGAACGCCAAGTGGCAGATGAAGAAGCACTGCAGCTGCAAAGATTTCAA GCGGCTGTGGCAGCACAATGTGATGTTCATGAGCTAAAGGAGACGCCTTCTGCTCCCAAAGTACAG GATCAAAAtgtgtccaagaggaagaatcCTTCATCTCAACCATTAGGCATGGTTATTAAAGTCAAGCCGCAAGCAAAGAAAGCAAAAGGGGATTTGATGGGTTCAGAGGAGACATCAATTGCTGTGGAAACACCTGGTGGTGATAAAGCTGAAACTCATAATAGCGATAATGAGAAGTTCCATTTTGCTAGGAATAGCGGTTTGGTTTCGTACAGTGAAAGTGATGAAGATGAATGA